Proteins co-encoded in one Acinetobacter lwoffii genomic window:
- a CDS encoding ATP-dependent nuclease → MTEKLYYWAENLEDYTSDNDTDTENKEVIEIKRLNFFIGKNNAGKSRFLRELFLSKYKINDYNDGNNKNDFYAEIYPIVNSTNGTLIGNNSHFGGSNKAELLNKLKQLDSLPKQFDPKSLYNLKEEISKFRFTKNDATVRISDTIDKYLQSYSKLYIPILRGMRPVTEEVNKQPYIERAQKDYFPDKEKFNSQNIITGECLYHELKIHLLGEPEQRELIKNYEDKLSQYFFDNEPVSLIPKHDQDVVNIKIGKDAQRPLFELGDGLQQAIILTYEAYIKSKDKNGNTETHAFFIEEPELHMHAGMVRQLMNFYLNETPHYYFFTTHSNHLLDMADESDQVMIQKFVKQPKDDDQSKFDFKIYRCDRDRDLLASLGVRPSSVYLANCTIWVEGITDRLYITKYMEKYLAELEKSNKELYKKYRRFMPNYHYTFVEYAGSNLVHWCFSDTYADQLEDKGLSAKAVASEMLLIADGDIQGKADRVEVLKRELKKDNYLILECKETENTLPKEAIIRVAQKKFSKMQTRTKQGFTIEKLDSITASDYFDHKDYGIGKLLDDQIRNTKTSTDKTAFADGKGVGTIKYKLDFCREIIKDFDEKPDWELTPKAKALCERIFKHIEKCNS, encoded by the coding sequence ATGACAGAAAAATTATATTATTGGGCAGAAAATTTAGAAGACTATACTTCAGATAATGATACAGACACAGAGAATAAAGAAGTTATAGAAATCAAAAGACTTAATTTTTTTATTGGTAAAAATAATGCAGGAAAAAGTAGGTTTCTGAGAGAGCTTTTTTTATCAAAATATAAGATAAATGACTATAATGATGGAAATAATAAGAATGACTTCTATGCTGAAATTTATCCTATAGTTAATTCTACCAATGGCACTCTAATAGGTAACAACAGTCATTTCGGTGGTTCTAATAAAGCTGAATTATTAAATAAATTAAAACAACTAGATAGTCTACCAAAACAATTTGATCCTAAATCATTATATAATTTAAAAGAGGAAATTTCTAAATTTCGATTCACCAAAAATGATGCTACTGTTAGAATCTCCGATACTATAGATAAATATTTGCAATCTTATTCAAAATTATATATCCCTATTCTTCGCGGCATGCGCCCTGTGACAGAAGAGGTAAATAAACAACCTTACATTGAACGTGCCCAAAAAGATTATTTCCCTGATAAAGAAAAGTTCAACTCCCAAAATATTATTACAGGTGAATGTTTATACCACGAACTTAAAATTCATCTTCTAGGTGAGCCTGAACAACGTGAATTGATAAAAAATTACGAAGACAAATTAAGCCAATATTTTTTTGATAACGAACCTGTTTCACTTATTCCCAAGCATGACCAGGACGTTGTGAATATAAAAATTGGTAAAGATGCTCAAAGACCTTTATTCGAATTAGGTGATGGTCTGCAACAAGCAATTATCCTAACCTATGAAGCTTATATAAAAAGCAAAGATAAAAATGGAAATACTGAAACACATGCATTCTTTATTGAAGAACCTGAACTTCACATGCATGCTGGTATGGTTCGTCAATTGATGAATTTCTACTTAAACGAAACACCTCATTATTATTTCTTTACTACACATTCAAATCATTTACTAGATATGGCTGATGAATCTGATCAAGTCATGATTCAAAAATTTGTAAAACAGCCGAAAGATGATGATCAAAGCAAATTTGACTTTAAAATTTATCGTTGTGACCGTGATCGTGACTTACTTGCCTCATTAGGTGTAAGACCTTCTTCTGTATATTTAGCCAATTGCACCATTTGGGTTGAAGGCATTACAGATCGCTTATATATCACTAAATATATGGAAAAATATTTAGCTGAATTAGAGAAATCGAATAAAGAACTTTATAAAAAGTACCGTCGCTTTATGCCGAATTATCACTATACATTTGTAGAGTATGCAGGAAGTAATTTAGTGCATTGGTGCTTTAGTGATACATATGCTGATCAGTTGGAAGATAAAGGTTTAAGTGCTAAAGCTGTCGCAAGTGAAATGTTACTCATTGCTGATGGTGATATTCAAGGTAAAGCTGATCGTGTAGAAGTTTTAAAGCGTGAGTTGAAAAAAGATAATTATTTAATTTTAGAGTGCAAGGAAACAGAAAATACTCTGCCGAAAGAGGCAATCATTAGAGTAGCTCAAAAAAAGTTTAGCAAGATGCAAACTAGAACTAAACAGGGGTTTACTATAGAAAAGTTAGATTCAATCACTGCATCTGATTACTTTGATCATAAAGATTATGGAATAGGAAAACTATTAGACGATCAAATACGAAATACCAAAACATCAACTGATAAAACTGCATTTGCTGATGGTAAAGGTGTAGGTACAATAAAATATAAACTAGATTTCTGCCGAGAAATCATCAAAGATTTCGATGAAAAACCTGATTGGGAACTTACACCAAAAGCCAAAGCGTTATGTGAACGAATATTTAAGCATATCGAAAAATGTAATTCTTAA
- the atzF gene encoding allophanate hydrolase, protein MHNLWTVQDWQHAYQNNNIQLSDLIEYVAELNHDDHAWISIAAAAQLQAQIDALTGADIESLPLYGVPFAVKDNIDVAGFYTTAACKEAAYLATSDATAVAKLKAAGAIVVGKTNLDQFATGLVGVRSPYGAVKNSFNPEYISGGSSSGSSVVVANGLVPFSLGTDTAGSGRVPAGHNNIVGLKPTKGWFSTTGLIPACRTIDVISIFALTVDDAWQVAQVMQGYDASDDYSRMHPQNVPSQFSKGKIAIPDTLEFYGDAETEKAFQLAIARAQSLGYTVEPIDFAPFQQLAAALYNRSWVAERTSAVEKMVQREHTHAVIGQIIAQADQFSAVDAMQDEYERARLSRIIQNTLADYDALMVPTAPTIYRIAEVEADPLVKNSHMGAYTNFVNFADLSALALPNSIRADGLPTGVTFIAPAWMDEALAKFGQKWQQASQLKLGTSARSYEKTTEISSSHSVKLAVVGAHLTGMPLNFQLTTRGGTLIKQTRTASHYKLYALKNTTPPKPGLQYHEKGSSIEVEVWDIPRALFGDIVAEVPAPLGIGNAQLIDGTWVKGFICEGYALEDATDISHFGGWREFMKSKQLSNTKFKCECIGEVAK, encoded by the coding sequence GTGCACAACTTATGGACTGTACAGGACTGGCAACACGCCTACCAGAATAACAATATCCAGCTTAGTGACCTGATTGAGTATGTAGCCGAGTTGAATCATGACGATCATGCCTGGATATCAATTGCGGCAGCAGCACAATTACAGGCACAAATTGATGCATTGACTGGTGCAGATATTGAAAGCTTGCCACTTTATGGGGTGCCATTTGCGGTCAAGGATAATATTGATGTTGCAGGGTTCTATACCACAGCAGCATGTAAAGAGGCAGCCTATCTGGCGACTTCCGATGCAACAGCAGTAGCCAAATTAAAAGCTGCCGGTGCGATTGTCGTGGGTAAAACCAATCTGGATCAGTTTGCGACGGGTCTGGTTGGTGTGCGCTCCCCATACGGCGCGGTAAAGAACAGCTTTAATCCTGAATATATCAGTGGCGGCTCGAGTTCGGGTTCCAGTGTAGTCGTCGCAAACGGATTAGTGCCATTTTCACTGGGTACAGATACTGCAGGTTCAGGACGTGTACCGGCAGGGCATAATAACATTGTCGGACTCAAACCAACCAAAGGCTGGTTCTCGACTACGGGCCTAATTCCAGCTTGTCGTACCATCGATGTGATTTCGATTTTTGCCTTAACGGTGGATGATGCCTGGCAGGTGGCGCAAGTTATGCAAGGCTATGATGCCAGCGATGATTATTCCAGAATGCATCCTCAAAATGTACCGAGCCAATTTTCAAAAGGCAAAATTGCCATTCCGGATACACTGGAATTTTATGGCGATGCTGAAACTGAAAAAGCATTCCAGCTGGCGATCGCACGTGCACAAAGTTTGGGTTATACGGTTGAGCCGATTGATTTTGCTCCATTTCAACAACTGGCAGCGGCCTTGTATAACCGCTCTTGGGTAGCTGAACGTACCAGTGCCGTGGAAAAAATGGTGCAACGCGAGCATACCCATGCCGTGATTGGTCAAATCATTGCACAGGCAGACCAGTTCAGTGCTGTAGATGCCATGCAAGATGAATATGAACGTGCCCGACTCAGTCGTATTATTCAAAATACCTTGGCGGATTATGATGCCTTGATGGTGCCCACCGCACCTACCATTTATCGCATTGCAGAGGTAGAAGCAGATCCATTGGTCAAAAACAGTCACATGGGCGCTTATACCAATTTTGTCAATTTTGCTGATCTGTCAGCTTTGGCATTGCCGAATAGCATCCGTGCCGATGGTTTGCCAACCGGTGTGACCTTTATTGCGCCGGCCTGGATGGATGAAGCACTGGCCAAATTCGGGCAAAAATGGCAGCAGGCGAGCCAGTTAAAGCTGGGAACCTCTGCACGTAGCTATGAAAAAACCACGGAAATTTCATCGAGCCATAGCGTCAAACTGGCTGTGGTGGGCGCACATCTAACCGGTATGCCGTTGAACTTTCAACTGACCACGCGTGGTGGCACGCTGATCAAGCAGACCCGTACCGCGTCGCATTACAAGCTTTACGCTTTAAAAAATACCACTCCGCCAAAACCTGGCCTGCAATACCACGAGAAAGGTTCTTCAATTGAAGTCGAAGTCTGGGACATTCCGCGTGCACTGTTCGGGGACATTGTTGCAGAAGTGCCAGCACCATTGGGTATTGGCAATGCCCAACTGATTGATGGTACATGGGTTAAAGGCTTTATCTGTGAAGGCTATGCACTTGAAGATGCTACAGATATCAGTCATTTCGGTGGCTGGCGCGAATTTATGAAATCTAAACAACTTTCAAATACCAAATTTAAATGTGAATGCATAGGGGAAGTCGCAAAATGA
- a CDS encoding CopG family ribbon-helix-helix protein — translation MPKQKLARISITVPETTLQAMDQKIVEQHYESRSQAIVDMINRHLIDDLVIRDEVMVGTLTLLYDVSLKPLRSQLVDLQQQYLAQVINSLHIQLDDEKILQVMLMQGASSDLKEISEQFIALKGVIKGHLELMDAVMPPIPQNTEHT, via the coding sequence GTGCCTAAACAAAAATTGGCACGGATCAGTATCACCGTGCCAGAAACAACGCTTCAGGCAATGGATCAAAAAATTGTCGAGCAACACTATGAAAGCCGTTCACAGGCCATTGTCGACATGATTAACCGCCACCTGATTGATGATCTGGTGATTCGCGATGAAGTCATGGTTGGCACACTCACCTTGCTCTACGACGTCAGTCTGAAACCGCTGCGCAGTCAGCTGGTCGATCTGCAGCAGCAGTATCTAGCGCAAGTGATCAATTCACTTCATATCCAGCTGGATGATGAAAAAATTCTGCAAGTCATGCTGATGCAGGGCGCGAGCAGTGATCTGAAAGAAATTAGCGAACAATTTATTGCATTGAAAGGCGTGATTAAAGGGCATCTCGAACTGATGGATGCCGTCATGCCGCCTATTCCACAAAATACCGAACACACTTAA